The Stenotrophomonas maltophilia genome includes a region encoding these proteins:
- a CDS encoding GNAT family N-acetyltransferase, which produces MSIFDLRLETERLILRPLLREDYEPYLAFCADEETMRTLGGVQPPSVAWRGFCSLAGAWQLFGFSMFSVIEKSSGDWIGRMGPWQPQDWPGTEVGWGIRRASWGRGYAPEAAVAAIDWAFDTLGWHEVIHTIAENNDNSRAVARKLGSTLLRMGELPPPYNDKPMQIWGQSREQWRQRAR; this is translated from the coding sequence ATGAGCATCTTCGACCTGCGCCTGGAAACCGAGCGCCTGATCCTGCGTCCGCTGCTGCGCGAGGACTACGAACCCTATCTGGCGTTCTGCGCCGACGAGGAAACGATGCGCACCCTCGGTGGCGTGCAGCCGCCTTCGGTAGCCTGGCGCGGCTTCTGCAGCCTGGCTGGCGCCTGGCAGCTGTTCGGCTTTTCGATGTTCAGCGTGATCGAAAAATCCAGCGGGGACTGGATCGGGCGGATGGGCCCCTGGCAACCGCAGGACTGGCCGGGTACCGAGGTCGGCTGGGGCATCCGCCGCGCCAGCTGGGGCCGGGGCTATGCGCCGGAAGCGGCGGTCGCGGCGATCGACTGGGCCTTCGACACGCTGGGTTGGCACGAGGTGATCCATACCATCGCCGAGAACAACGACAACTCGCGGGCGGTCGCGCGCAAGCTGGGCAGCACGTTGCTGCGGATGGGCGAACTGCCGCCGCCGTACAACGACAAACCGATGCAGATCTGGGGCCAGTCGCGCGAACAGTGGCGGCAGCGTGCACGCTGA
- a CDS encoding glutathione S-transferase family protein codes for MVEERVPLTVHGMSVSGNCHKVRLLLEQLGSRYRWVEVDSAHGQTHTPEFLALNPNAKVPLIVRDDGRVLTESNAILFWLAEGTPYLPSDGWERAQALSWMFFEQYTHEPCVAVARFIRGWTAPDSPRRAELPRLHERAATALAVMEQHLREAQWFTGSGYGIADIALFAYTDVAGEGGISLEPFPEVRAWLQRVRAQPRFLPMPAVTAEVRSRFEAA; via the coding sequence ATGGTGGAAGAGCGCGTCCCGCTGACGGTGCATGGCATGTCGGTCTCGGGCAATTGCCACAAGGTCCGGCTGCTGCTTGAGCAGCTCGGCAGCCGTTACCGCTGGGTGGAAGTGGACAGTGCCCATGGCCAGACCCACACGCCCGAATTCCTGGCGCTCAACCCGAATGCCAAGGTGCCGCTGATCGTCCGCGACGACGGCCGCGTGCTGACCGAGTCCAACGCGATCCTGTTCTGGCTGGCAGAAGGCACGCCCTACCTGCCCAGCGATGGCTGGGAGCGTGCGCAGGCGTTGAGCTGGATGTTCTTCGAGCAGTACACGCACGAGCCGTGCGTGGCGGTAGCGCGCTTCATCCGGGGCTGGACGGCGCCCGACTCGCCACGCCGTGCCGAACTGCCACGCCTGCACGAGCGTGCCGCCACTGCGTTGGCGGTGATGGAGCAGCACCTGCGCGAAGCGCAGTGGTTCACCGGCAGCGGATACGGCATTGCCGATATCGCCCTGTTTGCCTATACCGATGTGGCGGGCGAGGGCGGCATCAGCCTGGAGCCGTTCCCGGAAGTTCGCGCCTGGCTGCAGCGCGTGCGTGCGCAGCCGCGCTTCCTGCCGATGCCGGCGGTGACCGCCGAGGTGCGCTCGCGTTTCGAGGCGGCTTGA